The Setaria italica strain Yugu1 chromosome IX, Setaria_italica_v2.0, whole genome shotgun sequence genome has a window encoding:
- the LOC101765389 gene encoding UDP-glucose 6-dehydrogenase 2, translating into MVKICCIGAGYVGGPTMAVIALKCPEIEVVVVDISEPRIAGWNSERLPIYEPGLDDVVRQCRGRNLSFSTDVHRHVADADIVFVSVNTPTKTCGLGAGKAADLTYWESAARMIADVSLSDKIVVEKSTVPVKTAEAIEKILAHNGRSGVRYQILSNPEFLAEGTAVRDLLSPDRVLIGGRETPEGRAAVAALRDVYARWVPGDRIITTNLWSAELSKLAANAFLAQRISSVNAISALCEATGADVAEVAHSVGKDARIGPRFLAASVGFGGSCFQKDILNLVYICECYGLPEVAGYWREVIRINDYQKCRFVNRVVSSMFNTVAGKKVAVLGFAFKKDTGDTRETPAIDVCNGLLGDKAVVSIYDPQVTGEQVARDLAMKKFDWDHPRHLQPLSATEMAKQVAVAADAYEAARDAHAVCILTEWDEFRSLDYKRMFDAMHKPAFIFDGRNVVDVAKLREIGFVVYSIGKPLDDWLKDMPAVA; encoded by the coding sequence ATGGTGAAGATCTGCTGCATCGGCGCAGGGTACGTGGGCGGCCCGACGATGGCGGTGATCGCGCTCAAGTGCCCCGAGatcgaggtggtggtggtggacatcTCCGAGCCCCGCATCGCCGGGTGGAACAGCGAGCGCCTCCCCATCTACGAGCCCGGCCTCGACGACGTCGTGAGGCAGTGCCGCGGCCGCAACCTCTCCTTCAGCACGGATGTGCACCGCCACGTGGCCGACGCGGACATCGTCTTCGTCTCCGTCAACACCCCCACCAAGACGTGCGGCCTCGGCGCCGGCAAGGCCGCCGACCTCACCTACTGGGAGAGCGCGGCGCGCATGATCGCCGACGTCTCCCTGTCCGACAAGATCGTGGTGGAGAAGTCGACGGTGCCCGTGAAGACGGCGGAGGCCATCGAGAAGATCCTGGCCCACAACGGCCGCAGCGGCGTGCGGTACCAGATCCTGTCCAACCCGGAGTTCCTCGCCGAGGGCACTGCGGTGCGGGACCTCCTCAGCCCCGACCGCGTCCTCATCGGCGGCCGCGAGACCCCCGagggccgcgccgccgtggcggcgctCCGGGACGTGTACGCGCGGTGGGTTCCCGGCGACCGCATCATCACCACCAACCTCTGGTCCGCCGAGCTCTCCAAGCTCGCCGCCAACGCCTTCCTGGCGCAGCGCATCTCCTCCGTGAACGCCATCTCGGCGCTCTGCGAGGCCACCGGCGCCGACGTCGCCGAGGTGGCGCACTCCGTCGGCAAGGACGCGCGCATCGGCCCGCGCTTCCTCGCCGCCAGCGTCGGCTTCGGCGGGTCCTGCTTCCAGAAGGACATCCTCAACCTCGTCTACATCTGCGAGTGCTACGGCCTCCCCGAGGTCGCCGGCTACTGGCGGGAGGTGATCCGGATCAACGACTACCAGAAGTGCCGCTTCGTCAACCGCGTCGTCTCCTCCATGTTCAACACCGTCGCCGGCAAGAAGGTCGCCGTGCTCGGGTTCGCGTTCAAGAAGGACACCGGGGACACGCGGGAGACGCCGGCGATCGACGTCTGCAACGGCCTGCTCGGGGACAAGGCGGTGGTCAGCATCTACGACCCGCAGGTGACCGGGGAGCAGGTGGCGCGGGACCTCGCCATGAAGAAGTTCGACTGGGACCACCCGCGGCACCTGCAGCCGCTCAGCGCCACCGAGATGGCCAAGCAGGtcgccgtggcggcggacgcgtacgaggcggcgcgcgacgcGCACGCCGTCTGCATCCTCACGGAGTGGGACGAGTTCAGGAGCCTGGATTACAAGCGCATGTTCGACGCCATGCACAAGCCGGCCTTCATCTTCGACGGCCGGAACGTCGTCGACGTCGCCAAGCTCCGGGAGATCGGGTTCGTCGTCTACTCCATCGGCAAGCCGCTCGACGATTGGCTCAAGGACATGCCAGCAGTCGCGTGA
- the LOC101765795 gene encoding zinc finger protein ZAT1: MPPRGRKHWCKLCKKSFPSCNSLGGHMNLAIRDKCMQKKLARSTLSLPKISAGAGGYRLRERQHSTWLLRDSSVDEDQTMVPKTECQLCFKVFASCHALSMHMRAHTRHEKKMVAKEASRKSSGYCDHNDAVPTPVMLTYGIEEVNAARVLLMISGHSGMDSASEHCNEDYEMDGNSAYRMQKNERELDYSFHGQIGGADLMMPESPSSDAKLKFSSLSRVLKATESHDCKLCGKVFTSSKGLASHKKFHKADSRLLCLNLPGFIDRKYRSRSPKSAQTPWWTTRGFRSERILGGV, translated from the coding sequence ATGCCACCGAGAGGAAGGAAGCACTGGTGCAAGCTATGCAAGAAAAGCTTCCCATCTTGCAATTCGCTCGGAGGCCACATGAATCTTGCAATCCGCGACAAGTGCATGCAAAAGAAGCTAGCAAGGAGCACCCTTAGCCTTCCGAAAATcagtgctggtgctggtgggtATAGACTCCGGGAGAGGCAACATAGTACCTGGTTGTTACGTGATTCTAGCGTTGATGAGGATCAGACAATGGTCCCCAAGACGGAATGTCAGTTGTGCTTCAAGGTTTTTGCATCCTGCCATGCGCTGTCGATGCACATGAGAGCGCATACGCGCCATGAGAAGAAGATGGTGGCAAAGGAGGCATCAAGAAAGAGCAGTGGATATTGTGATCACAATGACGCTGTGCCTACTCCAGTGATGTTGACATATGGGATAGAGGAAGTGAATGCTGCGCGTGTTCTTCTGATGATTTCAGGACATTCTGGCATGGATTCAGCTTCTGAGCATTGCAATGAGGATTACGAGATGGATGGCAACTCGGCCTACCGTATGCAGAAGAATGAGAGGGAGCTGGATTATTCTTTTCATGGCCAAATTGGGGGTGCTGATTTGATGATGCCAGAAAGCCCCAGTTCTGATGCCAAGCTGAAGTTCAGCAGTCTTTCACGAGTGTTGAAGGCAACAGAAAGCCACGATTGCAAGCTCTGTGGCAAGGTATTCACATCCAGCAAAGGATTGGCGAGCCATAAGAAGTTTCACAAAGCGGATAGCCGGTTGCTATGTCTCAACCTCCCTGGTTTCATTGACAGAAAATACAGAAGCAGGAGTCCAAAGTCTGCACAAACTCCATGGTGGACCACAAGAGGTTTTCGGAGTGAGCGGATTCTGGGCGGTGTCTGA